The following proteins are encoded in a genomic region of Synechococcus sp. CBW1002:
- a CDS encoding sensor domain-containing diguanylate cyclase gives MIALLPTTAAPEAAGSRAKLWGLALVMVGIFLLDLLLPSSVPLLTFYFFVVVLSASIAAPRQMLPLIVGAYVLAIASAHTRGEPFSIDFASRLLGLSAVTAAAVWLSDQRTRELEQRHREEQILRLTFDAAPAGVALSDADGRLIRLNRALCEMLGLDPERPLAIHWRDVTHSDDIAREEQLLQEIQANRRDSYRIRKRYLRSDVSIRWMDVSVSCVRRPDGRVDFFIGQAIDITDQIHAQQDLVRSEERFRLLSENAADVVIQIAPNGTLRWVSPSLTAVLGWRPEEWIGHRGTDFLEHRGSAKQYQANLERLRAGKTVVARDRVRAKDGHWHWAETHASAFRDAKGRMDGFIASFRLIDTEVAKEQELLRRAGTDSLTALFNREEMFRQIERLMARHQRRGEKLAVLFCDLDRFKNVNDIHGHQAGDAVLQEIGIRVRSCLRSTDLAARIGGDELMVVLTDLHGPEDAKAIAEKLRLAAHVPVPTQAGDLQVSISVGVAVAQPDESLDALIARADAAMYAAKEQGRDRVVMIAASPQQRRES, from the coding sequence GTGATCGCCCTTCTCCCTACCACTGCCGCACCAGAAGCCGCGGGGAGCCGCGCCAAGCTCTGGGGGCTGGCTCTGGTGATGGTCGGGATCTTTCTGCTGGATCTGCTGCTGCCGAGCAGCGTTCCGCTGCTTACGTTCTATTTCTTCGTGGTGGTGCTCTCGGCGAGCATCGCAGCGCCTCGCCAGATGCTCCCGTTGATCGTCGGGGCCTATGTCCTGGCGATCGCCTCCGCCCACACGAGGGGAGAGCCCTTCTCCATCGATTTCGCCTCCCGGCTGCTGGGGCTCAGCGCCGTCACCGCCGCGGCGGTGTGGCTCTCCGACCAGCGCACCCGCGAGCTGGAGCAGCGCCACCGCGAGGAGCAGATCCTCAGGCTCACCTTTGATGCCGCCCCCGCTGGGGTGGCCCTTTCGGACGCCGATGGTCGGCTGATCCGCCTGAACAGAGCCCTCTGCGAGATGCTCGGCCTCGATCCAGAGCGCCCGCTCGCCATCCACTGGCGTGATGTCACCCACTCCGATGACATCGCCAGGGAGGAGCAGCTGCTGCAGGAGATCCAGGCCAACCGGCGCGACAGCTATCGGATCCGCAAGCGCTACCTGCGCAGCGATGTCAGCATCCGCTGGATGGACGTCAGCGTGTCCTGCGTGCGCCGGCCCGATGGACGGGTGGACTTCTTCATCGGCCAGGCCATCGACATCACCGATCAGATCCATGCCCAGCAGGACCTGGTGCGATCCGAGGAACGGTTCCGTCTCCTTTCGGAGAACGCCGCCGACGTGGTGATCCAGATCGCCCCCAATGGCACCCTGCGCTGGGTGTCGCCCTCACTCACCGCCGTGCTGGGCTGGCGGCCCGAGGAGTGGATCGGGCATCGCGGCACCGACTTCCTCGAACACCGCGGGTCAGCGAAGCAGTACCAGGCGAATCTTGAGCGTCTGCGGGCCGGAAAAACGGTCGTGGCCCGCGATCGTGTGCGTGCCAAGGATGGGCACTGGCACTGGGCCGAGACCCACGCCAGTGCCTTCCGAGACGCCAAGGGTCGGATGGATGGCTTTATTGCCTCCTTCCGCCTCATCGACACGGAGGTCGCCAAGGAACAGGAGTTGCTGCGCCGCGCCGGCACCGACAGCCTCACCGCTCTGTTCAACCGGGAGGAGATGTTCCGGCAGATTGAGCGCCTCATGGCTCGCCACCAGCGCCGGGGCGAGAAGCTGGCAGTGCTCTTCTGCGACCTGGACCGGTTCAAGAACGTGAACGACATCCATGGCCACCAGGCCGGCGATGCCGTGCTGCAGGAGATCGGGATCCGGGTGCGCTCCTGTCTGCGATCCACCGATCTTGCCGCCCGCATCGGCGGCGATGAGCTGATGGTGGTGCTCACTGACCTCCATGGCCCCGAGGATGCCAAGGCCATTGCCGAGAAGCTGCGGCTTGCAGCCCATGTGCCCGTACCGACGCAGGCGGGCGACCTGCAGGTGAGCATCAGCGTGGGTGTGGCCGTGGCGCAGCCGGATGAGTCGCTCGATGCCTTGATCGCCCGCGCTGACGCCGCCATGTATGCGGCCAAGGAGCAGGGCCGTGATCGGGTGGTGATGATTGCAGCCTCACCGCAGCAGAGACGAGAGTCCTGA
- a CDS encoding nucleotidyltransferase domain-containing protein yields MTTAPTYAISETQLQQMAAEIRQEIPGAEVRLFGSRARGDAGSDSDVDLLITASDSWLAQHNRFDTLGRLWRKLSHHRIPVDLLLYSQSQVEERRQWLSHVIARAYREGRLLHGQP; encoded by the coding sequence ATGACCACAGCCCCCACCTACGCCATCAGCGAAACCCAGCTGCAGCAGATGGCTGCCGAGATCCGCCAGGAGATCCCGGGGGCAGAGGTGCGGCTGTTCGGCTCCCGCGCCCGGGGTGATGCAGGTTCCGACTCCGATGTGGACCTGTTGATCACCGCCAGCGACAGCTGGCTGGCTCAGCACAACCGCTTCGACACCCTGGGCAGGCTGTGGCGCAAGCTCAGTCACCACCGCATTCCCGTGGACCTGTTGCTGTATTCCCAGAGCCAGGTGGAAGAGCGGCGTCAATGGCTCAGCCATGTGATCGCTCGCGCTTATCGCGAGGGAAGGCTGCTGCATGGCCAACCCTGA
- the speB gene encoding agmatinase, whose amino-acid sequence MKSLFVTDLFDTDGAIYMASRRDPAGCRVGLFGVPYDGTTSFRPGTRFGPAAIREVSSGLETYCPQLDLDLDDLAFADFGALEIPFGAPEPVVAAVRRGTEHLLSLGLRPLMLGGEHSISSGAVGAVAAHQPDLVLVQLDAHADLRHSWLGSQHSHACAMRRCLEVLPSQQLLQIAIRSGTRDEFSELHQSGRLVAIERMAAALHPLRGRPLYLTVDLDWFDPAVMAGTGTPEPGGFLWSDFAALVDELRHHNLVAADVVELAPQLDPSGVSSVLAAKVCRSLLLLLGRTAGH is encoded by the coding sequence ATGAAAAGCCTCTTTGTCACGGATTTGTTTGACACCGATGGCGCCATCTACATGGCCAGCCGCCGCGATCCCGCCGGCTGCCGCGTGGGGTTGTTCGGCGTGCCCTACGACGGCACCACCTCCTTCCGCCCCGGCACCCGTTTCGGGCCTGCGGCGATCCGCGAGGTGAGCAGCGGCCTCGAGACCTACTGCCCCCAGTTGGACCTGGATCTGGATGATCTGGCCTTCGCCGACTTCGGGGCCCTGGAGATCCCCTTCGGGGCCCCGGAACCGGTGGTGGCCGCGGTGCGGCGGGGTACGGAACACCTGCTGAGCCTCGGCCTGCGGCCCCTGATGCTGGGCGGCGAGCACTCGATCAGTTCCGGTGCCGTGGGCGCCGTGGCGGCCCACCAGCCGGATCTGGTGCTGGTGCAGCTCGATGCCCATGCCGATCTGCGCCACAGCTGGCTCGGCAGCCAGCACAGCCATGCCTGTGCCATGCGCCGCTGCCTGGAAGTGTTGCCCAGCCAGCAGCTGCTGCAGATCGCCATCCGCAGCGGCACCCGCGATGAATTCAGCGAGCTGCACCAGAGCGGCCGGCTGGTGGCGATCGAGCGGATGGCCGCAGCACTGCACCCGCTGCGCGGCCGCCCCCTCTATCTCACCGTGGATCTGGACTGGTTCGATCCCGCCGTGATGGCCGGTACCGGCACTCCCGAACCCGGCGGCTTCCTCTGGAGCGACTTCGCCGCCCTGGTGGACGAACTCCGCCACCACAACCTGGTGGCAGCGGATGTGGTGGAGCTGGCCCCCCAGCTCGATCCCAGCGGGGTGAGCAGCGTGCTGGCCGCCAAGGTGTGCCGCAGCCTGCTGTTGCTGCTGGGCCGGACAGCCGGCCACTGA
- a CDS encoding TerB family tellurite resistance protein, which yields MVIDVQATLPDDQRQAIGKAGLAALMTMARLRGTPSAKAMAAIRGVRDHLLHLDLALETLPDIDPEALAARVNGVNPDPQWRERILRGMTLVALFDGTPTQQQLDLLERSAQCLNVDPGPVRTFQQVMEHQAWLVRLDVARRGFIPQAFKAMWRQEGLSAALASARVLLGQEDRAMAERYRQLRSYPEGSFGLAYANFIDRNGFQFPGEHGGPPPPVMHHDCCHVLGGYGTTPAEEGAVLGFQAGFEKVDPFYLLMFALAEFELGIGASPFVPAGRGQLDVDRIFAGLEHGSHVSVDLLAGIDPWDHFAAPLEQVRQRFNVLPRGRAPEELSQA from the coding sequence ATGGTGATCGACGTTCAGGCCACCCTGCCGGACGACCAGCGTCAGGCGATCGGGAAGGCCGGGCTGGCCGCCCTGATGACCATGGCCCGCCTGCGCGGCACACCATCGGCCAAGGCCATGGCCGCGATCCGGGGCGTTCGCGATCACCTCCTGCACCTCGATCTGGCACTGGAGACCCTGCCGGACATCGATCCAGAAGCCCTGGCCGCCCGGGTGAATGGCGTGAATCCGGATCCCCAGTGGCGCGAGCGCATCCTGCGGGGCATGACCCTGGTGGCCCTGTTCGATGGCACGCCCACACAGCAGCAGCTGGACCTGCTGGAGCGCTCCGCCCAGTGTCTGAACGTGGATCCGGGCCCGGTACGCACCTTCCAGCAGGTGATGGAGCACCAGGCCTGGCTGGTGCGCCTCGATGTGGCCCGGCGCGGCTTCATCCCCCAGGCCTTCAAGGCCATGTGGCGCCAGGAGGGGCTATCCGCCGCCCTGGCCAGCGCCCGGGTGCTGCTCGGCCAGGAGGATCGGGCCATGGCCGAGCGCTACCGGCAGCTGCGGAGCTACCCGGAAGGCAGTTTCGGGCTGGCCTACGCCAACTTCATCGACCGCAACGGCTTCCAGTTCCCCGGTGAGCACGGCGGGCCACCACCGCCGGTGATGCACCACGACTGCTGCCACGTGCTGGGGGGCTATGGCACCACCCCCGCCGAGGAGGGCGCGGTGCTCGGCTTCCAGGCGGGCTTCGAGAAGGTGGACCCCTTCTATCTGCTGATGTTCGCCCTGGCGGAATTCGAGCTCGGCATCGGCGCCTCGCCCTTTGTGCCGGCCGGGCGCGGCCAGCTCGATGTGGATCGGATCTTCGCGGGCCTCGAGCACGGCTCCCACGTGAGCGTGGACCTGTTGGCCGGCATCGATCCCTGGGACCACTTCGCCGCCCCTCTCGAGCAGGTGCGCCAGCGGTTCAACGTGCTGCCGCGGGGCCGCGCCCCGGAAGAACTGTCCCAGGCCTGA
- the mazG gene encoding nucleoside triphosphate pyrophosphohydrolase has product MRPDPLSCPPGSGAAPDPSDSLAALAELIAVVDQLRDPEHGCPWDLEQTHASLVPYVLEEAHEVADAIRHGDDRHLEEELGDLLLQVVLHARIASEAERFDLAGIARGISAKLVRRHPHVFEPPADPAAGNRGSGGDSAAVTRTWEAIKAQEAATTSASPLSDRLAAKVRGLPALAGAMTISKKAAVAGFEWDDLHGVWTKVHEELDELKEAVEEARNSGDRTHAQEELGDVLFTLVNVARWCGIDPEEGLAGTNHRFLDRFSRVEAALGGDLRGRSLQELEGLWRQAKAEIRAEAAADLTANSASDSDAGRQG; this is encoded by the coding sequence ATGCGCCCCGATCCCCTGTCGTGCCCGCCGGGCTCCGGCGCCGCCCCTGACCCGAGCGACAGCCTGGCCGCCCTGGCGGAGCTGATCGCGGTGGTGGATCAGCTGCGGGATCCGGAGCACGGCTGCCCCTGGGATCTGGAGCAGACCCACGCCTCCCTGGTGCCCTACGTGCTCGAGGAGGCCCATGAGGTGGCGGATGCCATCCGCCACGGCGACGACCGGCATCTGGAGGAGGAACTGGGGGATCTGCTGCTGCAGGTGGTGCTGCACGCCCGCATCGCCAGCGAAGCGGAGCGCTTTGATCTGGCGGGGATCGCCCGGGGCATCAGCGCCAAGCTGGTGCGCCGCCACCCCCACGTGTTCGAACCACCGGCCGACCCTGCCGCCGGCAACCGGGGATCAGGCGGCGACAGCGCCGCCGTGACGCGCACCTGGGAGGCGATCAAGGCCCAGGAAGCGGCCACCACCTCGGCCAGCCCCCTGAGTGATCGCCTGGCCGCCAAGGTGCGTGGCCTCCCCGCCCTGGCCGGCGCCATGACGATTTCGAAGAAGGCCGCCGTGGCCGGCTTCGAATGGGACGACCTGCACGGCGTCTGGACCAAAGTGCACGAAGAGCTTGACGAGCTCAAGGAGGCGGTGGAGGAGGCCCGCAACAGCGGCGATCGGACCCATGCCCAGGAAGAACTGGGAGACGTGCTGTTCACCCTGGTGAATGTGGCCCGCTGGTGCGGCATCGACCCGGAGGAAGGCCTGGCCGGCACCAACCACCGCTTCCTCGATCGCTTCTCCCGGGTGGAGGCAGCCCTGGGCGGTGATCTGCGGGGGCGGAGCCTGCAGGAGCTGGAGGGCCTATGGCGGCAGGCCAAGGCCGAGATCCGAGCTGAAGCCGCGGCAGACCTCACGGCCAACTCCGCTTCAGACTCCGATGCCGGCCGCCAAGGCTGA
- the speE gene encoding polyamine aminopropyltransferase produces the protein MANPKTWIDEIFDGVRYGLAGRVLAEEQSPYQLVTIIESERYGKGLLLDGCWMTAERQERHYHEAIVHPALCGAASIERVLVIGGGDGGTARECLRHTGVQHLDMVEIDGLVVEWSQQYLPSIGGGCWSDPRFHLTVGDGIAWAANAPPASYDVVIVDGSDPAGPAEGLFNRAFFEHCRRILKPGGVFATQSESPEAFRQVHLDTVGLLREVFGHADPMYGWVPMYPSGWWSWTFAALDGRRYLESDPARAAAIGEGCEIWSPRWQRGAFDAIPAGIERALNA, from the coding sequence ATGGCGAACCCCAAAACCTGGATCGACGAGATCTTTGATGGCGTGCGCTACGGCCTGGCCGGCCGTGTACTCGCAGAAGAGCAGTCGCCCTACCAGCTGGTGACGATCATCGAGAGCGAGCGCTATGGCAAGGGCCTGCTGCTGGATGGCTGCTGGATGACCGCCGAGCGGCAGGAGCGGCACTACCACGAGGCGATCGTGCATCCGGCCCTGTGCGGCGCCGCGTCGATCGAGCGGGTGCTGGTGATCGGCGGCGGCGATGGCGGCACCGCCCGCGAGTGCCTCCGCCACACCGGCGTGCAGCACCTCGACATGGTGGAAATCGACGGGCTGGTGGTGGAGTGGAGCCAGCAGTACCTGCCCTCGATCGGAGGCGGCTGCTGGAGCGACCCCCGCTTCCACCTCACCGTGGGCGATGGCATCGCCTGGGCCGCCAACGCGCCGCCGGCCAGCTACGACGTGGTGATCGTGGATGGCTCCGATCCCGCCGGCCCGGCCGAGGGCCTGTTCAATCGGGCCTTCTTCGAGCACTGCCGCCGCATCCTCAAACCCGGCGGCGTGTTCGCCACCCAGAGCGAATCCCCCGAGGCCTTCCGGCAGGTGCACCTCGACACCGTGGGCCTGCTTCGCGAGGTGTTCGGCCACGCCGATCCGATGTACGGCTGGGTGCCGATGTATCCGAGCGGCTGGTGGAGCTGGACCTTCGCCGCCCTCGATGGCCGCCGCTATCTGGAGTCGGATCCGGCGCGCGCCGCGGCCATCGGCGAGGGCTGTGAGATCTGGTCGCCCCGCTGGCAACGTGGGGCCTTCGACGCCATCCCCGCAGGCATCGAGCGCGCCCTGAACGCATGA
- a CDS encoding HEPN domain-containing protein: protein MANPDAEAMLRIARRDLKAAEVLQDTSIAEANWGFQIQQAVEKALKAWLLSLGDDPPFIHNLTSLFGRLADAGESVEGFLPLEAFTAFAVQFRYDAEPESMELDRQLWHQQAVALVDHVAEVVRSTP, encoded by the coding sequence ATGGCCAACCCTGACGCCGAGGCCATGCTGCGGATCGCCCGCCGCGATCTGAAGGCGGCTGAGGTCCTTCAGGACACCTCCATTGCCGAAGCGAACTGGGGCTTCCAGATCCAACAGGCCGTGGAGAAAGCGCTCAAGGCATGGCTTCTCAGCCTTGGAGATGACCCGCCCTTCATCCACAACCTCACCTCCCTGTTCGGTCGGCTTGCCGATGCAGGTGAGTCTGTAGAGGGATTCCTGCCGCTGGAGGCCTTCACGGCCTTCGCTGTGCAGTTCCGCTACGACGCCGAACCCGAGTCCATGGAACTCGATCGCCAGCTCTGGCACCAACAAGCCGTGGCGCTTGTGGACCATGTGGCTGAGGTCGTTCGCTCCACGCCATGA
- a CDS encoding metal-binding protein, translated as MASGTDHDRTTCLLSLPFGLLWWPLLGIMGVATASLAFLVGGLWLSPDLDTRSNATRRWGLLRWLWWPYRRGLSHRSLISHSPLIGTGGRLLYLAAWILLLSLLLQPLGSPAPASLLQASARLWHDQRPLLLTALIGLEASSWLHLLQDGDPIPRLPRILRRRR; from the coding sequence ATGGCCAGCGGCACCGACCACGACCGCACCACCTGCCTGCTGAGCCTGCCCTTCGGGTTGCTGTGGTGGCCGCTGCTGGGAATCATGGGTGTGGCAACGGCCAGCCTGGCGTTCCTGGTGGGCGGGCTGTGGCTGTCGCCGGATCTGGACACCCGCTCCAATGCCACCCGCCGCTGGGGCCTGCTGCGCTGGTTGTGGTGGCCCTACCGGCGGGGTCTGTCGCACCGTTCCCTGATCTCCCACAGCCCCCTGATCGGCACCGGCGGGCGGCTGCTCTACCTGGCGGCCTGGATCCTGCTGCTGAGCCTGCTGCTGCAGCCGCTCGGCAGTCCAGCGCCGGCCAGCCTGCTGCAGGCCTCTGCGCGGCTCTGGCACGACCAACGGCCCCTGCTGCTCACCGCCCTGATCGGCCTGGAGGCGAGCAGCTGGCTGCATCTTCTGCAGGACGGCGACCCGATCCCGCGCCTGCCACGGATCCTGCGCCGCAGGAGATGA
- the arfB gene encoding alternative ribosome rescue aminoacyl-tRNA hydrolase ArfB has protein sequence MPGQQPSGDLRVTAAVLIPAADLSWRFSRSSGPGGQNVNTTDSRVELVFPLATSAAVPPLQKARALRRLEGRLVEGAVVITASEHRSQWQNRVAARQRLVELLQQAMAPPPPPRRATRPSRGSVERRLAAKKQRGALKGQRRQRLPEE, from the coding sequence ATGCCAGGCCAACAGCCCAGTGGTGATCTGCGCGTCACGGCGGCGGTGCTGATCCCGGCGGCGGACCTGAGCTGGCGCTTCTCCCGCTCCTCCGGGCCCGGTGGTCAGAACGTGAATACCACCGATTCACGCGTGGAGCTGGTGTTCCCCCTGGCCACGTCCGCTGCCGTGCCGCCTCTGCAGAAGGCCCGCGCCCTGCGTCGTCTGGAGGGGCGCCTGGTGGAGGGGGCGGTGGTGATCACGGCCTCTGAGCACCGTTCCCAGTGGCAGAACCGGGTGGCGGCGCGGCAGCGTCTGGTGGAGCTGCTGCAGCAGGCCATGGCGCCGCCGCCGCCGCCGCGGCGTGCCACGCGGCCCAGCCGCGGCTCGGTGGAGCGGCGCCTGGCCGCCAAGAAGCAGCGCGGTGCCCTCAAGGGCCAACGCCGGCAGCGCTTGCCGGAGGAGTGA
- a CDS encoding phospholipase D-like domain-containing protein, translating to MTGLKDHGWQDSFTSSQDNLLEGFYRPVLQEAVRYWRITGYFSSRSLLQVLDGVEQLVLASPDGRGRGQMRLITGFFMSSADLQALATGLSPSHLLEQQLTKQFPFKGVTPGDGSVTDLAAELLAWLVQKGHLEIRVGLPSQEGQISSDGAIFHAKEGVVEDRHGDRLAFTGSINETPNGWSTNYETFDVFCSWSGDQRRVDAKERHFLRLWQNKDHDATLSYLASLCRSSVEAFPELANRPLFPRAMAEAACLGEEGTDLSRQGFERALAG from the coding sequence ATGACCGGCCTGAAGGATCACGGCTGGCAGGACAGCTTCACGAGCTCCCAGGACAACCTCCTGGAGGGGTTCTACCGCCCGGTGCTGCAGGAGGCCGTGCGCTACTGGCGAATCACCGGCTACTTCTCCAGCCGCTCCCTGCTGCAGGTCCTTGATGGAGTGGAACAACTCGTGCTGGCCTCCCCCGATGGCCGCGGCCGTGGCCAGATGCGCCTGATCACAGGCTTCTTCATGAGCTCGGCCGATCTTCAGGCCCTGGCCACAGGCCTGAGCCCTTCCCACCTGCTGGAGCAACAGCTCACCAAGCAGTTCCCATTCAAGGGCGTGACCCCAGGCGACGGCAGCGTTACCGATCTGGCCGCTGAGCTGCTCGCCTGGCTGGTGCAGAAGGGGCATCTGGAGATTCGCGTTGGCCTGCCCTCGCAGGAAGGTCAGATCAGCAGTGATGGGGCGATCTTCCACGCCAAGGAAGGGGTCGTGGAAGATCGCCATGGGGATCGGCTGGCCTTCACCGGCAGCATCAATGAGACCCCGAATGGCTGGAGCACCAACTACGAAACCTTTGATGTGTTCTGCAGCTGGAGCGGTGACCAGCGCCGCGTGGATGCCAAGGAGCGCCACTTCCTGCGGCTCTGGCAGAACAAGGATCACGACGCCACCCTTTCTTACCTGGCCAGCCTCTGCCGGAGCAGTGTTGAGGCCTTCCCCGAGTTGGCCAACAGACCCTTGTTCCCCCGTGCCATGGCCGAGGCCGCCTGTCTTGGGGAAGAAGGAACGGATCTGAGCCGCCAAGGGTTTGAGCGGGCACTGGCTGGATAG